A portion of the Aphelocoma coerulescens isolate FSJ_1873_10779 chromosome 1, UR_Acoe_1.0, whole genome shotgun sequence genome contains these proteins:
- the SAP18 gene encoding histone deacetylase complex subunit SAP18, whose protein sequence is MAVESRVTQEEIKKEPEKPIDREKTCPLLLRVFTTNNGRHHRMDEFSRGNVPSSELQIYTWMDATLKELTSLVKEVYPEARKKGTHFNFAIVFTDLKRPGYRVKEIGSTMSGRKGTDDSMTLQSQKFQIGDYLDIAITPPNRAPPPSSRMRPY, encoded by the exons ATGGCGGTGGAGTCGCGGGTGACGCAGGAGGAGATCAAGAAGGAGCCGGAGAAGCCGATCGACCGTGAGAAG ACGTGCCCGCTGCTGCTTCGCGTCTTCACCACCAACAATGGGCGGCACCACCGCATGGACGAGTTCTCCCGCGGCAACGTGCCCTCCAGCGAGCTGCAGATCTACACCTG GATGGATGCAACTCTGAAAGAGCTGACCAGCTTAGTGAAAGAAGTTTACCCAGAAGCACGGAAGAAGGGCACACATTTCAACTTTGCAATTGTTTTTACAGATCTCAAGAGGCCTGGCTATAG GGTGAAGGAGATCGGCAGCACCATGTCAGGCAGGAAGGGCACAGATGATTCCATGACACTGCAGTCTCAGAAATTCCAGATAGGAGACTACTTGGATATAGCAATTACTCCTCCAAATCGTGCACCACCCCCATCAAGCCGCATGAGACCTTACTAA